The Kribbella shirazensis genomic interval GCCCAGCAGGCCGGTCCAGGTCAAGATCTCCGTGACCCACTCGAACACGATCCAATGCCCGATGATCGGCAGCGCCCAATGCGCGTCGAACAGCTGGCCGAAGGCCATCACCAGGCTGAGGAACAACCCGACGAAGCCGACCGCGACGAACCAGTGCAGCACCCCGATGTGGCTCCACTGCAGCATCCGGGTGTGACCGAGCGTCTCCTTGACCAGCGTGACGGTGCGCTGACCGGGATCGCCGGTGCGGCCCTGGGCCGGCTGACCGAGCTTGATGACGGACACCATGTGCCCGATCGTCTTGCCGAACAACGCGATACCGACAGCGGCGATCGCGAGCGAGACGACGATGGCGAGGATCTGCATACCAGCGATGTTATTGGTTGGTTACTCGTCAGTCATGTCTGTGTAGGGCTCGTCACGCCCCCAATTGCGCTGTCACCAAACCTACACACAGCGTTACAGAGGATTTCTTGCCTTCAGCATAGCCCGATTCGTAAGTTTCTAACCACTGCAATCGCAGTACCTGTCAATCGGTTTCGGTGGGAGAGAACGATGCGTCTTCGTCGGGGAATCGCTGCTGGAGTACTGACCGCGACCGGTCTGGTGGTGCCGGCCGCGGCGCACGCGGCACCGGCCGCGGGCAAGAAGTGCGACACCAGCACCGTCTACTGGTACGCCCGTGGCGGGCACGAGGTGTACGTCGGCACGAACCTGTACAGCGACTGGATGGAGGGGCCGGGCCGGATCACCTACCAGAAGACCGCGACCTCGGAGTCGAACTCGTCGTGGTCCGGGGATCTCGGGGTGAGCATCCCGCTGGTGATCGCGGAGATCCAGAACAAGTACTCCAAGACCGTGGGCAAGTCCCACGCAGTGACCGACAGTTGGTCGTACACGGCGGAGGTGCCGGCCGGGAAGGTCCGCCGGCTGCACCAGCTCAAGCAGTCCTGGCGCGTTCAGGTGGTGCGCTGGAAGTACACCACCAGCGACTGCAAGAAGACCAAGGAAGTGAGCAACCGGACCGCCACGTTCCCGACCAAGAACCGCGACTACATGTGGATCCTCGTCGGTCGCGAGTGAGGGGCGGACCTCGGACACTCAGTCGACGAGCCGCGCGAGCCGGGCCGCGACCGCCGGGCGGCGCGGGTCGTCCACGGGCAGGCCGGCCTCGAGGGCCTCGAAAACCTCGAGGTCCTCGGCGCCGACCGATGTCTGCGCGAACTGCCAGAGCAAGTCGGCGTCGGCGGCGTCCAGGACGGCGCGGCGCAGCGTCGCGTCGAGCTCGTCCCGCTCGGCCCGCAGCGCTGGAGCATCCGACCGCGCGAGCAGCGGGCCGCAGTACAGGGCGAGGGCAGCGGTCAGATCGCCGTTGCGGAGATGGGTCTGGACCTCGATCACGTCGCCGGTGACGTCCGCGACGATGCGGTACGGCTTGGTGTCGAGGACGCCGCCGCCAAGCAGGTTCCGCAGGCGGTGCATCTCGGCGCGGACCGTGGTCGGGTTGCCCTCGTCGCCGTACAGCTGCAGCATCAGCTGCTCGGCCGTGAGCCCGGTCGGCTGCAGTAACAACAGTGCGAGTACTTCGGCCCGCCGCAACGTCAGTGCGATCTCGCGACCGCCGACGACCGCGATCGGCTGACCCGAGCCGAGCAGTTTCAGCCGCAAGGACGGGCGCGAACGGCGTACCGGCGTACCCGGCATGCGCAACAGGTAGCCCTCGTCGAGTCGCTCGACCAAGCCCTCGCGACCGTCGCCGAGATCGATGCGATCGGCGCCTTCCGGTACGACGAGGCGGTCCGGCAGCCATTCGAGCGGCTGGACCGCGAGGACCCGGCCGGTCGGGGTGAGCAAGGCACCGGGCGCGTCGCCGAGCGCCATCAGGTGCCGCATGTTGCGGGCGCGCAGCATCTCGTCGGCGGCGGCCATCCGGACCTTCAGTTGTCCTTCGGCGAGCTGGGCCGCGGCCGTCACCAGGGCGACCATCGCGGGATGGACCGTGCGCAGCGGTCCGGAGACGTCGACCGCGCCGAGCAGCTTGCCGGTGTCGGGGTCGTGCACCGGCGCGGCGGCGCACGTCCACTCGTGGATCCGGCGGACCAGGTGCTCGGCCGAATGGATCTGCACGGGTTTGCCGACCGCGAGCGCCGTACCCATGCCGTTCGTGCCGATCTGGTCCTCCGACCACACCGCGCCCTCCGACAGCGCGATCCGGTCGGCGGTGCGCTTCACGTCGGCGGCGCCCTCACGCCACAGGATCATGCCCTGGGCATCGGTGACGATCATGATGTGCGACGCCTCGTCGGCGATCGTGGTGAGCGTCTGCCGCAGTACCGGAAGGACGGCGCGCAGCGGGTGGCTGGCGCGGAGCTCCTCGACCATCTGCTGTTCGAGGACCATCGGCGGCGCGTCCAGCTCCGGGTCGACCGCGGCGGCGAGAGAGCGTTCCCAGGACGCGGCGACCAGCGGCCGGGGCTCGGTCCCGGGGCGGCTGCCGCCGAGCACGTCGTCGTACAGCCCGCTCAACCGGCGGGCCTGCTCCGGTGCGTCCATACAACCTCACTCCACGTTGCAACGTCCGTGCAACGTCGCGGTGCCTAGGTTCGGTCCAACGTCGGATCCGTTGGAGGACCAATGACGATCTTCGCAGCTCCCGGGCAGGATGGCAGCCCGGTCGCGTACAAATCGCGCTACGAGCACTACATCGGCGGTGAATGGGTCCCGCCGGTCAAGGGCGGGTACTTCGAGAACCCGACGCCGGTGACGGGCGAGACCTTCACCGAGATCGCCCGCGGTACGGCGGAGGACGTCGAAGCCGCCCTGGACGCCGCGCACGGTGCGGCGCCGGGCTGGGGACGGACGTCGCCGGCCGAGCGGGCGAACATCCTGAACAAGATCGCCGACCGGATCGAGGCCAACCTCGAGAAGCTCGCGGTCGCCGAGACCTGGGACAACGGCAAGGCCGTCCGCGAGACGCTGGCCGCCGACATGCCGCTGGCGATCGACCACTTCCGGTACTTCGCCGGCGCGCTCCGGGCCCAGGAGGGCTCGGTATCGGTGATCGACGACGACACCATCGCGTACCACTTCCACGAGCCGCTCGGCGTGGTCGGGCAGATCATCCCGTGGAACTTCCCGATCCTGATGGCGGTCTGGAAGCTGGCGCCCGCGCTGGCGGCCGGCAACGCCGTCGTACTGAAGCCGGCCGAGCAGACCCCGGCCTCCATCCACGTGCTTCTCGAACTGATCCACGACCTGCTGCCCCCCGGTGTGCTCAACGTCGTCAACGGGTTCGGCGTCGAGGCCGGCAAACCGCTTGCCTCCAGCAACAGAGTGGCCAAGGTCGCGTTCACTGGTGAGACCACGACCGGCCGGCTGATCATGCAGTACGCCTCGGAGAACATCATCCCGGTCACGCTGGAGCTCGGCGGCAAGAGCCCGAACGTGTTCTTCGCCGACGTCGCGTCGTCCCGGGACGACTTCTACGACAAGGCGCTCGAGGGCTTCACGATGTTCGCGCTGAACCAGGGCGAGGTCTGCACCTGCCCGTCGCGGGCGCTCATCCAGTCGTCGATCTACGACTCGTTCCTGGGCGACGCGGCGGCCCGGACACAGGCGATCAAGCTCGGCAACCCGCTCGACACCGACACGATGATGGGCGCGCAGGCCAGCAACGACCAGTTCGAGAAGATCCTCGCCTACATCGCGATCGGCAAGGAGGAGGGCGCCCGGGTGGTCACCGGCGGCGCCAAGGCCGAGCTCGACGGCGACCTCGCGGGCGGGTACTACATTCAGCCGACGATCTTCGAGGGCGACAACAAGATGCGGATCTTCCAGGAGGAGATCTTCGGTCCGGTCGTCTCGGTGACGAAGTTCGACGACTACGCCGACGCGATGAAGATCGCCAACGACACGCTCTACGGCCTCGGGGCCGGCGTGTGGTCGCGGGACATCAACACGGCGTACCGGGCGGGTCGCGAGATCCAGGCCGGTCGGATCTGGACGAACAACTACCACGCCTACCCGGCTCACGCCGCGTTCGGCGGGTACAAGAACTCCGGGATCGGCCGGGAGAACCACAAGATGATGCTCGACCACTACCAGCAGACCAAGAACCTGCTGGTCAGCTACAGCCCCTCGAAGCTCGGCTTCTTCTAATGGTCGAAAGGGTGTCGCTCACGGACGAGGCGGCGGCGTTGCTCCGTCGCCTCACCGAGATGCACGGCCCGCTGATGTTCCACCAGTCCGGTGGGTGCTGCGACGGCAGTTCGCCGATGTGCTACCCGGACGGGGAATTCAAGACGGGGTCGGCGGACGTGCATCTCGGAGAGCTGGTCGTCGACGGCGTGGACAAGCCGATCGGCTTCTGGATGTCCGCGAACCAGTACGAGTACTGGAAGCACACCCAGCTCACCGTCGACGTGGTGAAGGGCCGCGGCAGCGGCTTCTCCGTGGAGGCCCCCGAGGGCGTCCGCTTCCTGATCAGGTCGCGGCTGTTCACTGACCACGAGTCCGCACAACTCGGACTCCTCTGATCTCACGTGGCCGCACCCCACCACCCAGCGGCCACGTGACCAGCGAGTGCCGACCGTCCGGTGGCGTTGCCGGACGGCCGGCACTCACCTAGGTTCCGCGTAAGGCGGCAAGGGCGATCTGGCGGACGCGCGCCAGGATCTCTTGCGGCGATTGGCGCAGGTTGATCGGCGCCGCGACGACCTCGACCTCTGTGTTCTTGATTCTCCGCCGAATGTCGTTTCCACCACCGGCATAGATCAGCCAGGCCGCTGGAACCTGAAGGG includes:
- a CDS encoding helix-turn-helix domain-containing protein, whose product is MDAPEQARRLSGLYDDVLGGSRPGTEPRPLVAASWERSLAAAVDPELDAPPMVLEQQMVEELRASHPLRAVLPVLRQTLTTIADEASHIMIVTDAQGMILWREGAADVKRTADRIALSEGAVWSEDQIGTNGMGTALAVGKPVQIHSAEHLVRRIHEWTCAAAPVHDPDTGKLLGAVDVSGPLRTVHPAMVALVTAAAQLAEGQLKVRMAAADEMLRARNMRHLMALGDAPGALLTPTGRVLAVQPLEWLPDRLVVPEGADRIDLGDGREGLVERLDEGYLLRMPGTPVRRSRPSLRLKLLGSGQPIAVVGGREIALTLRRAEVLALLLLQPTGLTAEQLMLQLYGDEGNPTTVRAEMHRLRNLLGGGVLDTKPYRIVADVTGDVIEVQTHLRNGDLTAALALYCGPLLARSDAPALRAERDELDATLRRAVLDAADADLLWQFAQTSVGAEDLEVFEALEAGLPVDDPRRPAVAARLARLVD
- the adh gene encoding aldehyde dehydrogenase, whose amino-acid sequence is MTIFAAPGQDGSPVAYKSRYEHYIGGEWVPPVKGGYFENPTPVTGETFTEIARGTAEDVEAALDAAHGAAPGWGRTSPAERANILNKIADRIEANLEKLAVAETWDNGKAVRETLAADMPLAIDHFRYFAGALRAQEGSVSVIDDDTIAYHFHEPLGVVGQIIPWNFPILMAVWKLAPALAAGNAVVLKPAEQTPASIHVLLELIHDLLPPGVLNVVNGFGVEAGKPLASSNRVAKVAFTGETTTGRLIMQYASENIIPVTLELGGKSPNVFFADVASSRDDFYDKALEGFTMFALNQGEVCTCPSRALIQSSIYDSFLGDAAARTQAIKLGNPLDTDTMMGAQASNDQFEKILAYIAIGKEEGARVVTGGAKAELDGDLAGGYYIQPTIFEGDNKMRIFQEEIFGPVVSVTKFDDYADAMKIANDTLYGLGAGVWSRDINTAYRAGREIQAGRIWTNNYHAYPAHAAFGGYKNSGIGRENHKMMLDHYQQTKNLLVSYSPSKLGFF
- a CDS encoding DUF779 domain-containing protein, producing the protein MVERVSLTDEAAALLRRLTEMHGPLMFHQSGGCCDGSSPMCYPDGEFKTGSADVHLGELVVDGVDKPIGFWMSANQYEYWKHTQLTVDVVKGRGSGFSVEAPEGVRFLIRSRLFTDHESAQLGLL